The following proteins come from a genomic window of Streptomyces sp. NBC_00539:
- a CDS encoding MFS transporter — protein MSYAHHPFPHPHPHPHPRRWAVLCVVLLAEVMDLLDATVTGVAAPVIAADLGGGRAVTQWLQAGYTLPFAALLITAGRLGDRYGRRRLFLIGAAGFTAASALCALAPDPGTLITARAVQGAFGALLLPQGFGIIKETFPEAELPKAFGLFGPVMGLCAVAGPVVGGLLAGADLFGSGWRLVFLVNLPLGLLALAGAVRWVPRGKPDAGLRLDVPSVLLAGAASAAVVFPLVQGPELGWRLWSLLLPAAGPAGCVVFARMQRRRPSPLMAPGLLANRGYTCGIVVALVFFASFTGLMLVLSLFLQGPLGLSPQGAGYALAPMALGIALSAGPAGSLAQRHGRVVIQGGIVVTALGLLVLAGCADGAVDGWRLVPGTLVTGLGMGLVVPPLFDVILAGVSPSEVGSASGVLDAVQQLAGAVGVALLVTVWTAFTDHGSTPSTALSATALVTLVLLVGALAVSARLPRYVRA, from the coding sequence TTGTCCTACGCACACCACCCTTTTCCGCACCCGCACCCGCACCCGCACCCGCGCCGCTGGGCGGTCCTCTGCGTCGTCCTCCTCGCGGAAGTGATGGACCTTCTGGACGCCACCGTCACCGGCGTCGCCGCCCCCGTCATCGCCGCCGACCTCGGCGGCGGCCGGGCCGTGACCCAGTGGCTGCAAGCCGGCTACACGCTGCCCTTCGCCGCCCTGCTGATCACCGCCGGGCGGCTGGGGGACCGGTACGGGCGGCGGCGGCTCTTCCTGATCGGCGCCGCCGGTTTCACGGCCGCCTCCGCCCTGTGCGCCCTCGCCCCCGACCCCGGCACGCTGATCACCGCCCGGGCCGTCCAGGGCGCCTTCGGGGCCCTGCTGCTGCCGCAGGGCTTCGGCATCATCAAGGAGACCTTCCCCGAAGCCGAACTTCCCAAGGCCTTCGGCCTGTTCGGGCCGGTCATGGGTCTGTGCGCCGTCGCCGGCCCCGTGGTGGGCGGGCTGCTCGCCGGAGCGGACCTGTTCGGCTCCGGCTGGCGCCTGGTGTTCCTGGTCAACCTGCCGCTCGGCCTCCTCGCCCTGGCCGGTGCCGTGCGCTGGGTCCCGCGGGGCAAGCCCGACGCCGGGCTGCGGCTCGACGTACCGAGCGTGCTGCTGGCCGGCGCGGCCTCCGCGGCCGTGGTGTTCCCGCTCGTCCAGGGACCGGAGCTGGGGTGGCGCTTGTGGTCCCTCCTCCTGCCGGCCGCGGGACCCGCCGGGTGCGTGGTCTTCGCACGGATGCAGCGGCGTCGTCCCTCGCCGCTCATGGCGCCCGGCCTGCTGGCCAACCGCGGCTACACCTGCGGGATCGTCGTCGCCCTCGTTTTCTTCGCCTCGTTCACCGGCCTCATGCTGGTGCTCTCCCTCTTCCTCCAGGGTCCGCTCGGCCTTTCGCCGCAGGGAGCGGGGTACGCCCTCGCCCCCATGGCCCTCGGGATCGCCCTGTCGGCCGGCCCTGCCGGGTCCCTCGCGCAGCGGCACGGACGGGTGGTGATCCAGGGCGGGATCGTCGTCACCGCCCTCGGGCTCCTGGTGCTCGCCGGCTGCGCCGACGGGGCGGTGGACGGGTGGAGGCTGGTGCCGGGCACGCTGGTCACCGGCCTCGGCATGGGACTGGTGGTCCCGCCGCTGTTCGACGTCATCCTGGCCGGGGTGTCCCCGTCCGAGGTGGGGTCGGCCTCCGGAGTCCTGGACGCGGTACAGCAGTTGGCCGGTGCGGTGGGCGTCGCGCTGCTGGTCACCGTATGGACGGCCTTCACCGACCA